GCGACCCTGCAAGCGCAACTTACGTGAAAATGAAAGGAAACGCCTGCGTTCGGGTGGGTCTTGAGCCGCGAAAAATCGAACTCGGCGAGGAAACCACAACCGACGAGCTTTTGGCGGTAATCGATAATCTTAACCGCGACGAAAACGTTTTCGGGATATTGCTTCAACATCCCGTTCCCAAACAAATAGACGAGCGCGCGGCGTTCGATAAAATCGCTTTGGAAAAAGACGTGGACGGGGTCACAAGCTTGGGCTTCGGCAAGATGTCGATGGGCGAAAAGGTCTTTGGAAGCGCAACCCCCGGCGGAATTATGCGCTTAATCGACCATTACGGTATCGACTGCGCAGGAAAAAACGCGGTCGTCGTCGGAAGAAGCGCCATCTTAGGCAAACCCGCCGCAATGATGCTCCTGAACAAAAACGCCACAGTCTCAATTTGTCATTCGCAGACAAAAAATCTGCCCGAAATCATAAAACAAGCCGACATAATCGTAGGCGCAGTAGGAAAACCCCGTTTAATAAAAGGCGATTGGATAAAAGACGGCGCGGTGGTTATTGACGCGGGTTATCATCCCGCCGAAAAATGCGGCGACATAGATTTGGAAAATTGCGCCGCGCGAAGTTTCGCCTACACCCCCGTCCCCGGCGGAGTGGGACCGATGACAATCGCCACGCTTATGGAGCAGACGGTGATGTCGGCGGAGAAAAAAAGAGACGACTGAAAGTCGTCTCTTGATAAATTTAGAAAAAACTAATTTTTTTTTACCTATTTATCCCAATTCTCGCCGAATAGGTAAATCTTCTTCCGCTGATACCCGTTGCCTCAACTATCACCAAATATGTGCCGTTGGCGACAAATCTGCCTGATTGGTTTTGCAAATTCCAGACGATTGCGTTTTGTAGGGGCGGGGTCTGCCCGCCCAAATCGCCGTTCGTTCTGTTTTCAGGGCGGGCAAACCCCGCCCCTACA
This genomic window from Chitinivibrionia bacterium contains:
- a CDS encoding bifunctional 5,10-methylene-tetrahydrofolate dehydrogenase/5,10-methylene-tetrahydrofolate cyclohydrolase (catalyzes the formation of 5,10-methenyltetrahydrofolate from 5,10-methylenetetrahydrofolate and subsequent formation of 10-formyltetrahydrofolate from 5,10-methenyltetrahydrofolate) — encoded protein: MANPIVLDGKKLAGEIELALKIRVAKIKEKNGGKSPVLATILVGGDPASATYVKMKGNACVRVGLEPRKIELGEETTTDELLAVIDNLNRDENVFGILLQHPVPKQIDERAAFDKIALEKDVDGVTSLGFGKMSMGEKVFGSATPGGIMRLIDHYGIDCAGKNAVVVGRSAILGKPAAMMLLNKNATVSICHSQTKNLPEIIKQADIIVGAVGKPRLIKGDWIKDGAVVIDAGYHPAEKCGDIDLENCAARSFAYTPVPGGVGPMTIATLMEQTVMSAEKKRDD